The Vibrio nitrifigilis genome window below encodes:
- a CDS encoding 3-phenylpropionate MFS transporter, producing MKNTSPYGWISQYLFGFFFSYGVYLPFWALWFSSQGVSATDIGTLVGLGFATRCASNLLITPRIHKLSYILPALRWLSFLGTVAASLYFVAGGNFWIMAIVTVLFNLCMGPMMPLPDAMANYYAKLNILDYGSTRVWGSISFIVGSTLVGYLVTGWGSGWILYTAIFGFAATWMMSLRTPDPKPLDTEPANAAERPKLLHLLREWPVVKFLVLVALIQGSHAAYYSVSSLYWKQSGYSEDVIGYLWSLGVVAEVMLFALSKRIFAGWGVRTLFLISSVAVIVRWGITASTTALIPLVIVQLLHSLTYALAHLAAIRYIQQSAQSRMVALQSLYNALAQGLCIAIMTSFSGWGFQHFGANVFWVMSAMGVLSLLVRLELPRSQIQTSS from the coding sequence ATGAAAAATACATCCCCTTACGGGTGGATTTCGCAGTATCTATTCGGTTTCTTTTTTTCTTATGGTGTGTACCTGCCATTTTGGGCGCTGTGGTTTTCTTCCCAAGGTGTGTCGGCGACAGATATTGGTACGTTAGTTGGTTTAGGTTTTGCTACCCGCTGTGCCTCGAACCTTTTAATCACTCCTCGAATTCATAAACTTTCTTACATATTGCCTGCTCTGCGCTGGTTGTCATTTTTAGGCACTGTTGCGGCTTCACTGTATTTTGTGGCGGGTGGTAACTTTTGGATCATGGCGATAGTAACCGTGCTGTTTAATCTTTGCATGGGGCCAATGATGCCGTTGCCTGATGCGATGGCGAATTATTATGCCAAATTGAATATTCTCGATTATGGTTCAACGCGCGTGTGGGGCTCCATTTCGTTTATTGTTGGTTCTACCTTGGTAGGGTATCTGGTCACAGGGTGGGGGAGTGGTTGGATTTTATATACTGCTATCTTCGGTTTTGCTGCCACATGGATGATGAGCTTAAGAACACCAGATCCTAAACCGTTGGATACTGAACCCGCTAATGCAGCAGAAAGACCTAAATTGCTTCACTTATTACGCGAGTGGCCCGTTGTTAAGTTTCTTGTTTTAGTCGCGTTAATTCAGGGAAGTCATGCCGCCTATTACAGTGTGAGTTCTTTGTATTGGAAACAATCAGGTTATTCCGAAGATGTGATTGGTTATCTCTGGAGTCTGGGGGTTGTTGCTGAAGTGATGCTCTTTGCCCTAAGTAAACGTATCTTTGCTGGCTGGGGAGTACGCACTTTATTTTTGATCTCATCGGTTGCTGTTATTGTTCGCTGGGGGATTACTGCCAGCACAACGGCTTTGATTCCTTTAGTGATCGTTCAGTTGCTGCATAGTCTGACTTATGCACTTGCTCATTTAGCGGCGATTCGTTACATACAGCAATCGGCACAAAGCCGTATGGTGGCGTTGCAGTCTTTGTATAATGCTTTGGCCCAAGGTTTGTGCATTGCCATCATGACGTCATTTAGTGGGTGGGGATTCCAGCACTTTGGCGCGAATGTATTTTGGGTGATGTCGGCAATGGGGGTTCTTTCTTTGTTGGTTCGCTTAGAGTTACCTCGGTCTCAAATTCAAACCTCCAGTTAA
- the trxA gene encoding thioredoxin TrxA, producing MSDKFLQLTDDSFEADVINAAGPVLVDFWAEWCGPCKMIAPILDEVAEEYEGKLTIGKLNIDQNAGTPPKFGIRGIPTLLLFKDGNVAATKVGALSKTQLKEFLDANL from the coding sequence ATGAGTGATAAATTTTTGCAGCTAACTGATGATAGTTTTGAGGCTGACGTAATTAATGCTGCAGGCCCTGTTCTTGTTGACTTTTGGGCAGAATGGTGTGGTCCTTGTAAAATGATTGCTCCTATTCTTGACGAAGTCGCAGAAGAATATGAAGGCAAGCTCACAATCGGCAAACTTAACATCGACCAAAACGCAGGAACACCACCAAAATTTGGTATTCGTGGTATTCCAACGCTTCTTTTATTCAAAGATGGTAACGTCGCGGCAACTAAAGTAGGCGCACTTTCTAAGACTCAGCTTAAAGAATTCTTAGACGCGAACCTTTAA
- the rhlB gene encoding ATP-dependent RNA helicase RhlB, protein MKKTHITEHKFADFGLEPQVIDGLEKKGFEYCTPIQAMAMPVLLAGRDIAGQAQTGTGKTLAFLTATFNHLLTTPAHERRKQNQPRAIIMAPTRELAIQIYHDAECLVESTGLKAALAYGGESYDKQLEQINAGVDILIGTTGRIKDFIHQKAFNLNDIQAVVLDEADRMFDLGFIKDIRFLFRRMPEPKDRLNMLFSATLSYRVQELAFEHMNSPEHVVVEPERKTGARIKEELFYPSNDDKMALLQTLIEEEWPDRAIIFANTKHQCEKIWGHLAADKHRVGLLTGDVPQKKRERILEQFTKGELDILVATDVAARGLHIPQVTHVFNYDLPDDCEDYVHRIGRTGRAGASGFSISFACEEYAINLPPIEEYIEHSIPVSEYDPTALLTDLPKPITLRRNNQRRTNTGGSRSGNKRNNNQRRSRPRQKKDS, encoded by the coding sequence ATGAAAAAGACGCATATCACAGAGCATAAGTTCGCCGACTTCGGTTTAGAGCCGCAAGTCATTGATGGATTGGAAAAAAAAGGGTTCGAATATTGCACCCCTATCCAAGCCATGGCGATGCCGGTCCTGCTCGCCGGCCGAGACATTGCAGGCCAAGCCCAAACGGGCACGGGTAAAACGCTTGCGTTTCTTACTGCAACCTTCAACCATTTGCTGACAACACCGGCTCATGAGCGCCGTAAACAAAATCAGCCTCGTGCTATTATTATGGCACCGACTCGTGAATTAGCGATTCAAATTTATCATGACGCCGAGTGTCTTGTTGAAAGTACAGGACTAAAAGCCGCTTTAGCTTATGGTGGCGAAAGCTATGACAAGCAATTAGAGCAAATCAATGCAGGTGTGGACATCCTTATCGGTACTACAGGCCGTATTAAAGATTTCATCCACCAAAAAGCGTTTAATCTTAACGACATCCAAGCGGTCGTACTCGATGAAGCGGACCGAATGTTTGATTTGGGCTTTATCAAAGATATCCGTTTTCTTTTCCGTCGTATGCCAGAGCCTAAAGACCGCCTCAACATGCTGTTCTCAGCAACGCTGTCTTACCGTGTTCAAGAACTCGCATTTGAGCATATGAATAGCCCTGAACACGTTGTTGTTGAACCTGAGCGTAAAACAGGCGCACGCATTAAAGAAGAGCTTTTCTACCCATCAAATGATGACAAAATGGCTCTACTACAAACGCTTATCGAAGAAGAATGGCCAGACCGCGCCATCATTTTTGCAAACACAAAACATCAGTGTGAAAAAATTTGGGGTCATCTCGCTGCAGATAAACATCGTGTCGGCCTGTTAACTGGCGATGTACCACAGAAAAAACGTGAACGGATTCTAGAACAATTCACTAAAGGTGAATTGGATATTCTAGTAGCCACTGACGTAGCTGCGCGTGGCTTACACATTCCCCAAGTTACTCACGTATTTAACTACGATCTACCTGATGATTGTGAAGACTATGTTCACCGTATTGGCCGTACCGGTCGTGCTGGCGCTAGCGGTTTTTCTATTAGTTTTGCTTGTGAAGAATACGCGATTAACCTTCCGCCAATTGAAGAATATATTGAACACTCAATCCCGGTTTCTGAGTATGATCCTACAGCGCTGCTGACAGATTTACCAAAACCCATTACCCTACGTAGAAATAACCAACGTCGCACCAATACTGGTGGCTCGCGTTCTGGTAATAAACGTAATAATAATCAACGTCGTTCACGTCCTCGTCAGAAAAAGGATTCGTAA
- the gppA gene encoding guanosine-5'-triphosphate,3'-diphosphate diphosphatase encodes MSRDVSSPLYAAIDLGSNSFHMLVVRHIDGSVQTMAKIKRKVRLAAGLDENNALSLEAMQRGWDCLSLFAERLQDIPKENIRIVGTATLRTAINVNEFLIKANQILGHPIEIISGEEEASTIYKGVAHTSGGIGRRLVVDIGGASTEFIIGEGFEAKALNSLKMGCVTWLERHFKDRQLNNTNFQSAIEAAKQTVSPILESYCQIGWDICVGASGTVQALQEIMLAQGMDEIITLPKLKRLQKQAMMSDHLEELEIEGLTLERALVFPSGLSILIAIFESFKIEEMTLAGGALREGLVYEMVDGLRQNDIRSRTIDSVQRRYQIDQNYAKQVATLASNMFNQCGGSEWVEESQAEMLLCSAAQLHEIGLSIDYKKGGEHSAYLLQHLDLPGFTRAQKFYIGELARRYREQLTSLPEQHALSGTSAKRVLRLLRLAVLLSHRRNADLEPAFTLEASGDQLTLTLDKTWLEANPLTKAELELEANRQTDIGWPLQIEESL; translated from the coding sequence ATGAGCCGAGATGTATCTTCACCGCTATATGCCGCGATTGATTTGGGGTCGAACAGCTTTCATATGCTCGTTGTCCGTCATATTGATGGTAGCGTTCAAACCATGGCGAAAATTAAACGTAAAGTTCGCCTAGCCGCAGGCCTTGATGAAAACAATGCATTGAGTTTAGAAGCGATGCAGCGTGGTTGGGATTGTTTAAGCCTATTTGCTGAACGTCTACAAGATATTCCTAAAGAGAATATCCGCATCGTGGGAACCGCAACTTTGCGTACTGCGATAAACGTTAATGAGTTTCTTATCAAAGCAAATCAAATCCTAGGTCACCCAATAGAAATTATTTCTGGGGAAGAAGAAGCAAGCACCATCTATAAAGGTGTGGCTCATACTTCCGGGGGTATAGGCCGTCGATTGGTGGTTGATATTGGCGGTGCAAGTACAGAGTTCATCATCGGTGAAGGTTTTGAAGCCAAAGCACTCAACAGCCTAAAAATGGGCTGTGTCACTTGGCTCGAACGACATTTTAAAGACCGTCAGCTCAACAACACTAACTTCCAAAGTGCAATTGAAGCAGCCAAACAAACGGTATCGCCAATTTTAGAATCTTATTGTCAAATTGGTTGGGATATCTGTGTTGGTGCCAGTGGTACGGTGCAAGCATTGCAAGAAATTATGCTGGCACAGGGAATGGATGAAATCATTACCCTGCCCAAACTGAAGCGCTTACAAAAACAGGCGATGATGTCTGATCATCTTGAAGAGTTGGAGATTGAAGGGCTGACGCTAGAGCGTGCTTTAGTATTCCCTAGTGGGTTATCTATCTTAATTGCCATTTTTGAATCTTTTAAGATAGAAGAGATGACACTTGCCGGCGGTGCGTTACGTGAAGGTTTAGTTTATGAAATGGTGGATGGGCTACGTCAAAATGATATTCGTAGCCGCACGATTGATAGTGTGCAACGCCGTTATCAAATCGACCAAAATTACGCTAAGCAAGTTGCGACCTTAGCCAGCAATATGTTCAACCAGTGTGGTGGCAGTGAATGGGTTGAAGAATCACAAGCTGAAATGTTGTTATGTAGTGCGGCCCAATTACATGAGATTGGGCTTAGCATCGACTACAAAAAAGGGGGCGAACACAGTGCTTACCTATTACAACATTTAGATTTACCCGGATTTACCCGCGCACAGAAGTTCTATATTGGTGAATTAGCTCGCCGCTATAGAGAGCAACTAACATCATTGCCAGAACAACATGCTCTTTCTGGTACCAGCGCAAAACGTGTCTTGCGCTTACTCCGATTAGCAGTGCTACTTAGCCACCGACGTAATGCTGATTTAGAACCTGCATTTACATTGGAAGCCAGCGGTGATCAACTCACTCTAACTTTGGATAAAACTTGGCTAGAGGCAAACCCGCTCACTAAAGCGGAATTAGAGCTAGAAGCTAATCGTCAGACCGATATTGGCTGGCCGCTACAAATTGAAGAATCACTCTAG
- a CDS encoding 3'-5' exonuclease → MNWLMRQYWLHHLEGSPYRYLFEKTTPNEYVSLDCETTSLDPNQAELVTIAATKILNNRIILSQPFEVHLRPPTSLNEDSIKIHQIRHQDLHDGITEKEALQQLLAFIGHRTLVGYHIRYDKKILDIACRKHLGFPLPYKHVEVSQLYQDKLAKQLPNTYIDLSLDSICKHLELPIQDKHDALQDAISAGLIFIRLMNGDLPPLRSQ, encoded by the coding sequence ATGAATTGGTTAATGCGGCAATACTGGTTACATCATTTAGAAGGCTCGCCTTATCGCTACCTATTTGAAAAAACGACACCTAATGAATATGTTTCACTGGATTGTGAAACCACAAGCTTAGATCCCAATCAGGCTGAGCTCGTCACCATAGCCGCAACAAAAATATTAAATAACCGCATTATTCTCAGCCAGCCCTTTGAAGTGCATTTGAGGCCGCCAACGTCTCTGAATGAAGACTCAATAAAAATTCATCAAATACGCCATCAAGATTTGCATGATGGAATAACCGAGAAAGAAGCACTACAACAGTTACTGGCTTTTATTGGTCACCGTACTTTAGTCGGCTATCATATCCGTTATGATAAGAAGATTCTTGATATCGCTTGCCGTAAACATTTAGGCTTTCCTCTCCCTTACAAACACGTTGAAGTCAGCCAGTTATACCAAGACAAACTCGCCAAACAACTGCCCAATACGTATATCGATTTGAGTCTGGATTCGATATGTAAACATTTAGAGCTACCGATCCAAGATAAGCACGATGCCCTCCAAGATGCCATTTCTGCCGGACTCATTTTTATCCGTCTCATGAATGGCGACCTTCCGCCACTGCGTTCACAATAA
- a CDS encoding DUF294 nucleotidyltransferase-like domain-containing protein, whose amino-acid sequence MPTKFDMQTPPFDHLTGVQQKRFRAALDIAYYRTGQIIIEAQQPAQYLHIVIKGTVEEQSAETGEVYAHYTHDDLFDVRGLFSTLTKHRYVALEDTLVYLLPKSVFADIYGNNADFANYFDTSLVARRALLEKAQRQKNIAEFILTKVDASIYHPPLLIAGSTSIRDTTLAMKQHEVDAALIPLNEQEPFPSYAIITQTNLLHALVSEKHSLYSPILPIASQPVISVEEGDYLFDAMVQMTRCKVKRLMVKRQGQAVGLLDMTQILSTFSTHSHVLTLAIARANDLESLIEASQKQRLLVESLFQRGVRTRFIMELLAAVNEQIMEKAFQLIVPQERQAQCCFIVLGSEGRKEQILKTDQDNALILAQDIDWPEVEQCMASLSTAMIQLGYPPCPGKVMVNNPEWIHSQNGWKEQIMSWCSQRSAHDLMHLAILADAHVVAGNHELITPLKTTIKQCTQQQDALLADMVKPALAFASPLTFFGQVKQGKKGLDIKQGGIFPIVHGVRTLSLEHGVEVTNTFERIETLQAQHILEKNTADNLSEALKFFIKLRLTQQLQHDHQTHLLSLEPLARAERDLLRHSLHVVKKFKQWLAYHYQVRE is encoded by the coding sequence ATGCCAACTAAATTCGACATGCAAACACCCCCTTTTGATCATTTAACAGGGGTGCAACAGAAGCGTTTTCGCGCAGCACTGGATATTGCTTACTATCGAACAGGGCAGATAATTATAGAAGCACAACAACCCGCGCAATATCTCCATATCGTGATAAAGGGGACAGTTGAAGAACAGTCTGCTGAAACCGGAGAAGTATACGCCCACTATACCCATGATGATCTATTTGATGTGCGAGGATTATTTTCCACGTTAACCAAACACAGATACGTAGCTTTAGAAGACACGTTAGTCTATCTTCTACCTAAATCTGTTTTTGCCGATATTTATGGGAATAACGCCGATTTTGCGAATTACTTTGACACCAGCCTTGTTGCTAGACGAGCATTATTAGAGAAAGCCCAACGTCAAAAAAATATTGCTGAGTTCATTCTAACCAAAGTAGATGCTTCCATTTATCACCCACCTTTACTCATTGCGGGCTCAACATCCATTCGAGACACAACCTTAGCGATGAAGCAGCACGAAGTAGACGCAGCCTTAATTCCTTTAAACGAGCAAGAGCCATTTCCATCTTATGCGATTATCACGCAAACAAACTTATTGCACGCTTTAGTGAGCGAAAAACATTCGCTATATAGCCCCATTCTTCCTATCGCATCTCAGCCTGTTATCTCGGTTGAAGAAGGCGATTATCTGTTTGACGCCATGGTGCAAATGACGCGCTGTAAAGTAAAACGACTTATGGTGAAACGCCAAGGCCAAGCCGTCGGTCTACTCGATATGACTCAGATATTGAGTACCTTTTCCACACATTCTCACGTATTAACATTAGCTATTGCCAGAGCTAATGATTTAGAGTCGTTAATCGAAGCATCACAAAAGCAGCGCCTACTTGTAGAAAGCCTGTTTCAAAGAGGAGTTCGAACCCGTTTTATTATGGAACTGCTCGCCGCGGTCAATGAACAAATTATGGAGAAAGCCTTCCAACTGATTGTGCCGCAAGAAAGACAGGCCCAATGCTGCTTTATCGTATTAGGCTCAGAAGGACGTAAAGAGCAAATATTGAAAACCGATCAAGACAACGCATTAATTTTAGCGCAAGACATCGACTGGCCAGAGGTAGAACAGTGTATGGCTTCACTCTCCACAGCCATGATTCAACTTGGTTACCCTCCTTGTCCGGGCAAAGTGATGGTGAACAACCCAGAATGGATTCATTCTCAAAACGGTTGGAAAGAACAAATAATGTCATGGTGCTCCCAACGTTCAGCACATGATCTCATGCACTTGGCGATATTAGCAGACGCCCATGTAGTGGCTGGTAATCACGAATTAATTACACCGCTCAAAACAACCATCAAACAATGCACCCAACAGCAAGATGCTCTACTCGCTGACATGGTAAAACCAGCACTTGCCTTTGCCTCTCCTCTCACTTTTTTTGGTCAAGTAAAACAAGGGAAAAAAGGATTAGACATCAAGCAAGGGGGTATTTTTCCTATTGTCCATGGCGTTCGTACTCTATCGTTAGAACATGGGGTTGAAGTGACAAATACCTTTGAGCGCATCGAAACTCTGCAGGCTCAGCATATTTTGGAAAAAAACACCGCAGATAACCTCAGTGAAGCTTTAAAATTTTTCATTAAGCTCAGGTTAACCCAACAGTTACAACACGATCATCAAACCCATCTACTATCACTTGAACCACTGGCTCGGGCCGAACGAGACTTACTTCGACATAGCTTACATGTAGTGAAAAAGTTTAAGCAATGGCTCGCTTATCACTATCAAGTTCGGGAATAA
- a CDS encoding hybrid sensor histidine kinase/response regulator, with protein sequence MQGWLVVPVSLVYLGALFLIAWYGDRQRRWLEGWRPWIYSLSIAVYCTSWTFFGTVGQASANPWSFIPIYLAPILVFVFGWRIIARLILTAKREHITSIADFISARYGKAQGLAVVVTVIAVVGVLPYIALQLRAITTGLNVVAPELFSDLGYDDQSVSWFVVFALALFSMLFGTRQVDNTEHHRGMMIAVAFESIIKLAAFIIVGIFICYVSWNTPDFSMGQLAQISYQPPNWPTLTIHLVLTVVAIICLPRQFHTIVVENEQGQDLHTARWLFPMYLFLMSLFVLPISWVGQGLLLGNPDTFVVSIPKAVEADGIALLAFLGGASAASSMVIVSTMALAIMMSNDLVMPLLLRRMRLTQRNHIHISRILVIVRRLLILLIMLGAWGFYQVLDSIPSLSAIGFLSFAAITQFAPALLGGMYWREGNRKGAYAGLGVGFFIWLITLMNATGLLAGSANNNVLLWISTPPLTLKHWGLASPEWGMFLSVVLNALCYVVVSLVTRASLSERLQAASFVGTPMPNNDNITIYQSRVTVGELEMLAARFVGRARVRHAFEQYWSAQPERLMQGQQATASLIRHTERVLAGVFGVSSAKLVLTSALQGRNMHLEDVATIVDEASEIYDFSRGLLQGAIEHISQGLAVVDKHLRLVAWNQRYLELFNFPAGLVQVGRPIEDIIRHNAKQGLCGPGDVEEHVEKRLRHLEKGTAHTSARERPDGKVIEVQGNPMPGGGFVMSFNDITAFRAVEQSLKEANENLEERVHQRTHELETLNKQLVLATQRSEHESQSKSRFLAAVSHDLMQPLNAARLFSSSLGEIAQDKEVKQLSQHIESSLGAAEDLIGDLLDISRLESGKLEVYPQAFAVRNILDNLAAEFRVIASKQGVEFSMVPSSQYIISDQKLLRRVVQNFLTNAFRYCSHGKVLLGVRHKAEKVVIEVWDNGVGIEQEKQQEIFEEFNRGSQVRSDQGLGLGLAISKGIAQVLHHDIAMRSWVGKGSVFSVTMDKAQAPEPIAFTPETNESVHNVEYLRVLCVDNESAILDGMRELLERWGCEVKTALNLVDSLQVLEEQWRPNVILSDYRLDDGRTGLEVLQQFRLRLGDDFSGVIISADRTTEILEAVKTHGFRFIAKPVKPLKLRALLLAK encoded by the coding sequence ATGCAAGGATGGTTAGTCGTTCCAGTGTCTTTGGTTTATCTGGGCGCATTATTTCTTATAGCTTGGTATGGCGATCGTCAGCGGCGATGGTTAGAAGGTTGGCGTCCGTGGATTTATAGTCTATCTATTGCTGTCTATTGCACCTCTTGGACTTTTTTTGGCACGGTTGGGCAAGCAAGCGCTAATCCGTGGTCATTTATTCCTATCTATCTTGCTCCGATATTGGTGTTTGTTTTTGGCTGGCGCATCATTGCTCGGCTGATTTTAACGGCCAAGCGAGAGCACATTACTTCAATTGCTGATTTTATCTCTGCTCGATACGGCAAAGCTCAGGGATTGGCGGTGGTCGTTACCGTGATTGCCGTTGTGGGCGTGTTGCCTTATATCGCGTTGCAATTACGCGCAATTACTACTGGACTTAATGTGGTCGCCCCAGAGCTATTTTCTGATTTGGGGTACGATGATCAAAGTGTGTCGTGGTTTGTTGTATTCGCGCTGGCTTTATTCAGCATGCTATTTGGTACGAGGCAGGTGGATAACACCGAGCATCACCGTGGCATGATGATCGCTGTAGCGTTTGAATCGATCATTAAGTTAGCGGCATTCATTATTGTTGGGATATTTATATGCTATGTATCCTGGAATACTCCCGACTTTTCAATGGGGCAGCTTGCTCAAATCAGCTATCAGCCTCCCAACTGGCCTACTCTGACGATTCATCTTGTTTTGACTGTTGTTGCCATCATTTGTTTACCGCGCCAATTTCACACCATCGTGGTTGAGAATGAGCAGGGGCAAGATTTACATACCGCGCGTTGGTTATTTCCTATGTACTTATTTCTCATGAGTCTGTTTGTATTGCCTATCTCATGGGTCGGGCAAGGGCTTTTACTGGGAAATCCTGATACGTTTGTCGTAAGTATTCCCAAAGCTGTTGAAGCAGATGGTATTGCTCTTTTAGCCTTTTTAGGAGGGGCTTCGGCGGCGTCGAGTATGGTGATTGTTTCGACGATGGCACTGGCAATAATGATGTCGAATGATTTAGTCATGCCTTTGTTATTACGCCGTATGCGCTTAACCCAGAGAAACCACATTCATATCTCTCGGATTTTGGTCATCGTTCGGCGCCTACTTATTTTGCTGATTATGTTAGGAGCTTGGGGCTTCTATCAGGTTCTTGATTCTATTCCGTCACTATCGGCGATAGGTTTCCTTTCTTTTGCTGCCATTACTCAATTTGCTCCTGCGTTACTCGGGGGAATGTATTGGCGAGAAGGCAATCGTAAAGGTGCTTATGCGGGGCTTGGTGTGGGATTTTTTATTTGGCTGATTACGTTGATGAATGCAACGGGCTTACTGGCTGGTAGTGCTAATAATAATGTATTGCTGTGGATTTCGACGCCTCCGCTAACGCTCAAACATTGGGGGCTTGCCTCACCTGAGTGGGGAATGTTTCTTAGTGTTGTACTTAATGCACTTTGCTATGTAGTGGTGTCATTGGTTACTCGTGCTAGTTTGAGTGAGCGTCTGCAAGCCGCATCCTTTGTTGGTACGCCAATGCCCAATAATGACAACATTACGATTTATCAAAGTCGAGTTACCGTGGGTGAGTTAGAAATGTTGGCAGCGCGATTTGTTGGTCGAGCGCGGGTTAGACACGCCTTTGAACAGTATTGGTCGGCTCAACCTGAAAGGTTGATGCAGGGTCAGCAAGCAACGGCTTCACTAATTCGTCATACAGAAAGAGTATTAGCTGGAGTTTTTGGTGTTTCGTCTGCCAAATTGGTTCTTACTTCAGCATTGCAAGGTCGCAATATGCATTTAGAAGATGTGGCGACCATTGTTGATGAAGCGTCAGAAATTTATGACTTTAGCCGTGGTTTACTTCAAGGGGCAATTGAACATATTAGCCAGGGCTTGGCTGTTGTTGATAAACATTTACGGCTGGTGGCATGGAATCAACGTTACCTTGAACTATTTAATTTTCCGGCCGGTTTAGTTCAAGTAGGGCGGCCGATAGAAGATATTATTCGCCATAATGCTAAGCAGGGATTATGTGGCCCTGGTGATGTAGAAGAGCATGTCGAAAAGCGCCTACGACATTTAGAAAAAGGGACAGCGCATACTTCAGCTCGTGAAAGGCCTGATGGTAAAGTGATTGAGGTGCAAGGGAATCCGATGCCCGGAGGAGGTTTCGTGATGAGCTTTAATGATATCACCGCATTTCGCGCGGTAGAACAGAGTTTAAAAGAAGCCAACGAAAACCTTGAAGAGCGAGTTCATCAACGTACCCATGAATTAGAAACTCTGAATAAACAGTTAGTCCTCGCCACTCAACGTTCAGAACATGAATCTCAATCGAAATCGCGTTTTCTCGCTGCAGTTAGCCATGATCTGATGCAACCTTTGAATGCAGCCCGCCTGTTTTCTTCATCGCTAGGAGAAATAGCTCAAGATAAAGAAGTCAAACAGTTGTCTCAGCATATTGAAAGTTCACTCGGCGCCGCGGAAGATTTGATCGGTGATTTATTAGATATCTCTCGCTTGGAATCCGGAAAGTTGGAAGTGTATCCGCAAGCTTTTGCTGTAAGGAATATTTTGGATAATTTAGCCGCTGAATTTCGTGTGATAGCTTCCAAGCAAGGTGTTGAGTTTTCAATGGTGCCTTCTTCTCAATACATTATTTCTGACCAAAAACTGTTGCGGCGTGTGGTTCAAAATTTCCTGACTAATGCTTTCCGGTACTGTTCTCATGGCAAGGTTCTACTGGGGGTAAGGCACAAAGCAGAAAAAGTGGTAATCGAGGTTTGGGATAATGGTGTGGGAATAGAGCAAGAGAAACAACAAGAAATTTTTGAAGAGTTTAATCGCGGTTCTCAAGTTCGTTCTGATCAGGGGTTAGGGCTCGGTCTTGCTATTTCAAAAGGAATTGCTCAAGTATTACATCATGATATCGCGATGCGTTCATGGGTTGGAAAAGGGAGCGTTTTTTCTGTCACCATGGATAAAGCTCAAGCACCTGAACCTATTGCTTTCACCCCAGAAACAAACGAATCGGTACATAATGTTGAGTATTTAAGAGTGTTATGTGTCGATAATGAAAGCGCTATTTTAGATGGGATGCGTGAATTGTTAGAGCGTTGGGGGTGTGAAGTTAAAACCGCCTTAAATCTTGTTGATAGCTTGCAAGTGCTTGAAGAACAATGGCGACCCAATGTCATCTTATCTGATTACCGCCTTGATGATGGCCGAACCGGGTTAGAGGTATTGCAGCAATTTCGTTTGAGGTTAGGCGATGACTTTTCCGGCGTAATCATTAGTGCTGATAGAACGACTGAGATACTTGAAGCTGTAAAAACTCACGGTTTCCGGTTTATTGCTAAGCCTGTTAAGCCACTTAAATTGCGCGCTTTGTTATTAGCAAAGTAA